The nucleotide window GCCGGCGCACGACAAGACGGCGCGTCAGCCCTTTGGCGGTGGCGGTGCGCACCCAGTCATGCCCGCGCATCTCCAGCACGCTGGCCCGCGTCATGCGGAAGATGATCGTCGCCAGATGCAGGCCCACCGTCACCGCCGGCAGCAGCAGCATCCGCAGATGCGCCACCGGATCGCTTGCAAAGGCGATGTAGCCGCCCGCGGGCAGCCAGCCCAGAACCTGCGCGAAGAGGTAGATGAACAGCGTGCCGACCACGAAGCCCGGAACCGAGGTCAGCAGCGCGTTCAGCCCCGAGGCAACGATGTCATAGCCCGAGCCCGCGCGCAGCCCCGCCAGCGTTCCCGCAGGAATCGCCACCAGCAGTGCAAGCACCGTCCCCGCCGCGATGATCTCCAGCGTGCGGGGCAGGCGCAGCGCGATGGCCCCCGCGATAGATGAGCCGTCGATGATCGAGGTGCCGAAATCCAAACGCATACTGCCGGCCAGGAAGTTCAGGTATTGCAGGCCGACGGGCTGATCCAGCCCCATCTCGGCCCGCAGGTTGGCAATGGCCTCGGGCGTGGCGCTGCCGCCGCCGGTCGACAGCAGCAGCTCGGCCGGATCGCCGGGCACGATCACCAGCATCAGGAAGATGATCGTGCCGACGACCAGCAGCATGGCCGCCGCGCTGGCCAGACGGCGCAGAAGAAATCCCGCCATCAGGCCAGCGTGGTTTCTTCAAGGACGAAAGCCGTCGATCCGTTCAGGAACCCCGGCAGCGCCTCGAACCCGCCGACCGACACGGTCATCGCATGGGCCTGCGTGCGCCAGTTCAGCGGCACCTGCGGCACCTCTTCGTAATAGGCGGCGTAAAGCTCCTGATAGATCGCCTTGCGTTTTTCTACGTCGGGCTCGGTGCGGCCCTGCATCAGCAGCCCGTCGATCCGCTCGCTCTTGAAGCCGAAGGATTGCAGATAGGACGGGTTGCCCGAATACAGCAGCGAGAACAGTGCGTCGGGGTCGTTGAACGTGCCCGATGTGCCATGCACGGCAATGTCATAGCGCCCCTCGGTGCCCGCGGTCACCCGGCTGCCCCAGTCCGGCAGGTCCAGCGTCGCGTTGATTCCGATCATCGCCAGATAGGCCTGCACGACCGAGGCCGTGTCCTGGTGCATCCCGTAGGTCGCCGTGGCCAGCAGGCGGCAGTCAAAGCCGTTCGGATAACCAGCCTCGGCCAGCAGGGCCTTGGCCTTTTCCATGTCATAGGTGAACTCGTGCTCGGGGTCGGCCAGATCGAAGGGAGAACCTTCGGGGTTCGGCAACCCGTAGAGCGGCTCCCCGCGGCCGGCAAAGGCTGCATCGACCACATCCTGCCGCTCGATCGCATAGCCAACGGCCTGCCGCACCCGCGGATCGGCAAAGGGCCCGTCGGTCACGTTGAACAGCAGGAACATGAACGGCCCCAGCGTGGATTTCATCTCCAGCCTGCCAGAGGCCTCGACCGTGTCGAACTGGGTCCAGGGCAGGTATTCGATCAGGTCGACATCGCCCGCCTCCAGCGCCGAATAGCGCAAGTTTTCATCGGCATAGGCGATGAAGCGGATGCCGGCCAGATGGGGCTCGTCCGGCATGTAGAAATCAGCAAAACGCGCGACCTCGATGAACACTCCGCGCTCTTGCGCGCCAAGCGTGAAGGGGCCGCAGCCGATGACATTGTCCTCGGTG belongs to Frigidibacter mobilis and includes:
- a CDS encoding ABC transporter permease, with protein sequence MAGFLLRRLASAAAMLLVVGTIIFLMLVIVPGDPAELLLSTGGGSATPEAIANLRAEMGLDQPVGLQYLNFLAGSMRLDFGTSIIDGSSIAGAIALRLPRTLEIIAAGTVLALLVAIPAGTLAGLRAGSGYDIVASGLNALLTSVPGFVVGTLFIYLFAQVLGWLPAGGYIAFASDPVAHLRMLLLPAVTVGLHLATIIFRMTRASVLEMRGHDWVRTATAKGLTRRLVVRRHILRNALGPVITVVGMQLGILLGSTVLVEFVYNWPGLSGMLVTAVEQRDYPTVRAVILTVAAIFILINLVIDILYSLLDPRIRLQ
- a CDS encoding ABC transporter substrate-binding protein; protein product: MKDTLTTSRRSVLVGLGAGLAALALPRGLRAQQTGGVLRFGLSTFPPSLKPFDNTGGAANTVKLSIFRGLMGYNAAAELQPEVAESYEWTNPQTLVMTLRHNAVFHNGDPVTAADVVFSLNEITKEGSTAFLKSDLAIIETVEAVDDKTVRITLSAPSSIFLNLLANYCSPIISAKSTEDNVIGCGPFTLGAQERGVFIEVARFADFYMPDEPHLAGIRFIAYADENLRYSALEAGDVDLIEYLPWTQFDTVEASGRLEMKSTLGPFMFLLFNVTDGPFADPRVRQAVGYAIERQDVVDAAFAGRGEPLYGLPNPEGSPFDLADPEHEFTYDMEKAKALLAEAGYPNGFDCRLLATATYGMHQDTASVVQAYLAMIGINATLDLPDWGSRVTAGTEGRYDIAVHGTSGTFNDPDALFSLLYSGNPSYLQSFGFKSERIDGLLMQGRTEPDVEKRKAIYQELYAAYYEEVPQVPLNWRTQAHAMTVSVGGFEALPGFLNGSTAFVLEETTLA